The DNA segment ATGATGCTCAGGGTGTCATTCGCCGTGTTGTCCACAATCATCAGCGTTGCAGCCAGGGGCTGCCGGGTTTCAGCATCCCGCACAGTTCCCTTCAGCAGGGTCAGGTTAAACTCTGGCACGGCTGCATCCTCCTCTGGGCGCTGGTTGGCCAGTAGGGTATCTGCTGGCGCTGGCCAGGTAATCTGGTAGAGGTCGTCCTGCCCGTAGCCACCCGGACGCACGCTGCTCATATAGGCTTGGCGGCCACTGGCATCGAGCACAAAGAAAACGTCGTCTCCGGGCGTATTGATGGGGAATCCCAGGTTTTCTGGGGCCGAGAAGGTCCGGTCGGGCCGCCAGGTAGTCTTGAACACGTCGTAGCCGCCCATACTGCTATGCCCTTCGCTGCTGAAGTACAGGTTGCGGCCATTGGGGTGCAAGAAGGGGCCGTCTTCGTTGAATACCGTGTTCACGGCCGGGCCCAGGTTTACCGGGTCGGTCCAGCTTCCGTCGGGCCGCTGCTGGCTCCAGTACAGGTCTCGCCCACCAAGGCCCCCGGGGCGGTTGCTCGCAAAAATAGCATAGCGTCCGTCTGCACTCAGGCACATAGAGCTCTCGCCATACTTGCTGTTGATAGGCCGGGAGATGGAAACAGGCGGCTGCCAGTCTGCCCCCTGCTGCCGGGCGCTGTACAGGCCTCCATTGTTGCTGTCCCGGTACAGCATCACGGTCTGCCCGTCTGGTGCCAGGCTTACCGTGGCATCGTGATACACGGTGTTGATGGGTGGACCCAGCGGCCTGGCCGGTATCCAGCCCGTGGCAGTATCCCGGTCGCTGAAGTAGATATCCTCGTAGGGCTTATTGTCAAAAGCAAGCCCGCCCAGGTTGCCAGGGCGGCGCGAGGTAAACAGCAGGCGGGCACCATCGGCAGTGATGACGGGGCCAAACTCCGGGTACGGAGTATTGATATTCGGCCCCAGGTTGCGTATCTCCACCACTACCGTATCCTTCATCAGTTTTACTCCTTGCTCGCACTGGCGCAGCTGGTTACGGATCCGCGTATAGGCTTCATCCGAAGTTTTGTAGCGGCCCAGCTCCCGCTGATAAAAAATGCTGGCATCTTCAAAGCGGCTGCTTTGGTGCAGGGCCTGCGCCATGTAGTAGTCTAGTCCGGGGTCGAAACCGGATGCCCGCGTGGCCACTAGCTCAAAATAAGGCAGGGCATCTGTGGGGCGGCCCTGCTCAAACAGTGTCACACCTAGCCAGTAACATGTATGCATATTATCGGCATTTACGCCATTGGCCTGCTGCAGGTAGGGCAGGGCCTGTTCGTACTCTTGAAATAGCAGATGTTCATCGGCCTGTTTCAGCAGTTGGCGTTCTGCTTTTTTATCGAACGTCTGGGCGTGTATGCCCGAGCCAGCTATGCCCACAAGCAGCAAGAGCACTATTAGCTGCATGTTAGCCAGGGTGGTGTATGATCTGACCATAAATAATGGGAGTAAAACCAAATAAGGGTGGTCTGAAAAATCTGCCTATTTGGACAGGACAAACACTTCTACGCGATTATTACGTGCCCGGCCCTCGGTTGTGCTATTGTCTGCCCGCGGCTCGGTGCCGCCCTTTCCTTTGTATTCGAATCGGCTTTCATCTATTCCCTTGTTCACCACCAGATAGAGCACCACCCGCATGGCCCGCCGTTCGCTCAGCCGTCTCAGGGCGGCCGGGGCGCCCTGGTTATCGGTATGGGCAGTAATCTTGACCCGCATATTCGGGTTTGCCATCATCATGTAGAAGAGCTTGTCCATGTCACTGGTTGCACTTGGGCCAAACTCATCTGTTCCGGGCTTGAAGTCCAGCTCCCACAGCATCAGGGTTTCTCCGGGCTGGATGCGCGCAATCTCGGGATATTGCTTTGCCTTATCCAGCGTACGCTCCACGAAAAAGGCAGGGTAGGCTTTTAGCTCCTTGCGTACCTCCTCTGCCAGCGCAGGCTCCAGGGTGCCCCCTGCTACGGGTGTGCGCAGGGCCGTAGCGGGTTCGTCCGCAGGTTTCTGGCCAGTTGTAGGGGGCATGGGGGCGGTACCGTCTGGTTCCCCTGTGCCTGGGGCCAGCTTACGGGCCGCTTCTTCCTCGTCCAGGCCTGGCACCAGGCTATCTGTAGGCGGTGTGTAGGTGGCTCTGGTGGCCGTGCCCTGGGCAAGTGGTGCCGGATCTGCCTCCTCCAGCACCACCTGGTATAGATCCAGTGCGCCGTTTGATCCTCGCCGGTCCGAGGCCAGGTAGGCTGCATTTCCCTTTCCATAGGGTGCATAGCCCAGGTCGTCCGCCGGGCTGTTTACGGGGTAGCCCAGGTTGTTGGCGGTGCTATAGCTGTCATCATCCAGGTGTACGGACTGGAATACATCATAGCCCCCCATGGCATCGTGCCCCTGGCTGGAGAAGTAGAGCCGGCGGGTAGCAACGTGGTAGTAGGGGCTGCGCTCGTCATAGGGAGTATTGATGCCGGGGCCGGTGTGCACCGGGCGCATCCACACACCCTTCTCGCCCAGCTGGCTTACCCAGATGTCGTAGCCGCCCAGGCCACCCTTGCGCTTGCTGGCGAAGAAGAAGAGGCCCGCCTCTTCATCCATAAATGGATCTCGGTCTCCTGCACCTGCATCAAAGGGCGCAGGCAGCTTCACGGGCATGCTTACTTCCTGGGCCAGGGTGCGTGCATATACGGGCCGGGCCGGCCCGGTGGATACGTAGAGGGTGCCGGGCGCTGGCTTCTGGTCCGGGAAGTAGTACAGGCCGGTGCCGCGCATGGCCTGCTGGTCGGCAGTGCGCTTGAAGGCGTTGGCATCCATGGCCACTGCTGTGCGGGGTACGGTTATTTCGCCGTCCTGTATCCGGGTAAAAAAGAAATCGGAGCGTACCGCATCCTGGTCTGTGGCATCGGCGCGATAGCTGGTGAAATACAGCAGGTTACCTTCGGGATTACAGCGGGGGCCCAGTTCATCGTAGCGCGTATTCACGGCCGAAGGCAAATGTGTAAGGCGCACACCGGCGCGGGGTGCGGCTGCTAGCAGCTGGGCCTGCTGGCAGCGTGCCAGGGCCTGCTCGTAGTAGGCACGGTCTGGGTTCCGGGGGGCCAGGCGCTCCAGTACCAGCTGGTAGTAGGCTTGTGCCTGGGCATACAGCTCCTGGTGGTGTAGCACCTGGGCATAGGTGCCATACAGTTCTTGCATCTGGCCGGCAGACAACTGGTCGGTAAGGGAAGGCCGGGCCAGCAGGTATTGATACTGCTCATAGGCGAGGTCCTTCAGGCCCGAGTGGAAGTAGGAAAGGGCCAGATACAGGCGCATCTCCGGCTCTTTGGCCTCGTAGCCCAGTAGCTGCTGATAGGTTTCGGCGGCCTGTATCCACTCGCCAGCCAGGCGGTGTACGGTGGCCTGTGCCTCCATTTTTTTCAGCAGCGCCGGGTCCATCGGCTGTGCTACTGCCAGGCCAGGAGGGGCCAGGAGCAGAAAGACAAAAACAGTGGTAGGAAGACCGATGAAACCCATCTTTATTTTCATGACATAGTAGTTTAGGAACACGAAAGATACAACAGGCCGCTGCTGAATAGCAAACCCTGTATGCCCACGGCCCAGCCCCCTACACAGCCCACCCGGCGGGCCGCTAGGCTGTGGGGGCCTCGGCCTGCTCCAGGCGGATGTGCAGGTCCTTTAGCTGGCGGGCATCCACGGGTGCCGGTGCCTCCAGCATCAGGTCTCGCCCGGCGCTGTTTTTCGGGAAAGCCATTACATCGCGTATGCTGCTGCTGCGGGTCATGAGCATCAAGATTCGGTCTAGCCCAAAGGCGCAGCCAGCATGGGGGGGAGCCCCGTAGCGAAAAGCACGCAGCAGGAAGCCGAACTGCTGTCGTATCTCGGCCTCGCTAAGGCCCAGTAGGCCAAAAACTTCATCCTGGATGTCCTCGCGATGGATACGCACGCTGCCGCTCATCACCTCATTGCCGTTCATCACCATATCGTAGCAGAGGGCACGTATGTCTTCGGGGCGGCGTGTTCCGGCCTTGTACTCGGCCCAGTCTGCCTCGTGCGGCATTACAAAAGGGTGATGAATGGCCACCAGCTGGCCGCTCTGCTCATCCCGCTCGAATAGGGGGAAGTCTATAACATAGAAGATGTTCCAGCTATCGGGGTCATACAGCTGCTCGGTGTCGGCTATGTGCTTGCGTAGTGCCCCCAGGCTACGGCGCACCACCGGGGCACTGTCTGCCCCAATAAGCACCAGGTCTCCGGGCTGGGCCTGCATGTGGCGGGCTATGGCTGCCAGCTGCTCGGGGCCGAAAAACTTGTCGGCACTACTTTTGCAGCTGCCGTCGGCCTCCACCCGCAGGCTTACCAGGCCCTTCAGGCCCAGGTGGCTTTGCTTCACATAGTCTATCAGGGCATCCGTCTGCTTGCGGCTGTAGTGCCCCAGGCCCGGGGCGCATATACCCGCTATCAGCCCGCCGCCCTGTAGCACGCTGTTGAACACACCAAAGTCTGTGCCTGCCACCTGCGCATTCAGCGTAATGAGCTCCATACCAAAGCGCAGATCCGGTTTATCGCTGCCGTACTTCTCCATACACTCGGCATAGGAAATACGGGGCAGTGCGGGTATATCTACCCCAATTGTATCCTGAAATACCTGCTGCACCAGGGCTTCGAAGGTGCTGAGGATATCCTCCTGACCCACAAAGCTCATTTCGCAGTCCAGCTGGGTAAACTCGGGCTGCCGGTCACCCCGGAAGTCTTCGTCGCGGTAGCACTTGGTTATCTGGTAGTAGCGGTCCATGCCGGCCACCATCAGCAGCTGTTTCAGTATCTGGGGGCTCTGGGGCAGGGCGTAGAAGGTGCCGGGGTGCATGCGGCTGGGCACCAGGAAGTCTCGCGCGCCCTCGGGCGTAGCCCGGATGAAGTTGGGTGTCTCTATCTCCAGGAAGCCGCGCGCGTCCAGAAAACGGCGCATGGCAGCCGCTACCCGGGCGCGTAGGCGCAGGTTGTGTGCCAGGGCTGGGCGGCGTATGTCCAGGTAGCGATACTGCAGGCGCAGTTCCTCGCTGCCGTCGGTGTCGTCTTGTATCAGGAAAGGGGGCAGCTCGGCCCGGTTCAACAGGCTGAGCTGTGTGGGGCGGATCTCTATATCGCCCGTGGGATTCTTGGGGTTCTTGTTTTCGCGCTCGTGCACGCTGCCCTCTACCCGCAGCACATACTCGCGTCCCAGCGTTTTGGCCAGCCGGTACAGCTCGGGCTGGTGCTCCTGGGCTATCGCTATCTGGGTGATGCCCTGCAGGTCGCGCAGGTCTATGAAGATAAACTGCCCAAAGTCTCGGGTAGTCTGCACCCAGCCACATAGGGCTACGGGCTGGCCGGCATCGGCCATGCGGAGCTGGCCGCAGCTGTGGGTGCGCAGGGTGGTAGCATTCATAGGCTGCATACTTTAGGGTATCGAAAAGGAATGAATA comes from the Bacteroidota bacterium genome and includes:
- the aspS gene encoding aspartate--tRNA ligase, which gives rise to MNATTLRTHSCGQLRMADAGQPVALCGWVQTTRDFGQFIFIDLRDLQGITQIAIAQEHQPELYRLAKTLGREYVLRVEGSVHERENKNPKNPTGDIEIRPTQLSLLNRAELPPFLIQDDTDGSEELRLQYRYLDIRRPALAHNLRLRARVAAAMRRFLDARGFLEIETPNFIRATPEGARDFLVPSRMHPGTFYALPQSPQILKQLLMVAGMDRYYQITKCYRDEDFRGDRQPEFTQLDCEMSFVGQEDILSTFEALVQQVFQDTIGVDIPALPRISYAECMEKYGSDKPDLRFGMELITLNAQVAGTDFGVFNSVLQGGGLIAGICAPGLGHYSRKQTDALIDYVKQSHLGLKGLVSLRVEADGSCKSSADKFFGPEQLAAIARHMQAQPGDLVLIGADSAPVVRRSLGALRKHIADTEQLYDPDSWNIFYVIDFPLFERDEQSGQLVAIHHPFVMPHEADWAEYKAGTRRPEDIRALCYDMVMNGNEVMSGSVRIHREDIQDEVFGLLGLSEAEIRQQFGFLLRAFRYGAPPHAGCAFGLDRILMLMTRSSSIRDVMAFPKNSAGRDLMLEAPAPVDARQLKDLHIRLEQAEAPTA
- a CDS encoding OmpA family protein; its protein translation is MKIKMGFIGLPTTVFVFLLLAPPGLAVAQPMDPALLKKMEAQATVHRLAGEWIQAAETYQQLLGYEAKEPEMRLYLALSYFHSGLKDLAYEQYQYLLARPSLTDQLSAGQMQELYGTYAQVLHHQELYAQAQAYYQLVLERLAPRNPDRAYYEQALARCQQAQLLAAAPRAGVRLTHLPSAVNTRYDELGPRCNPEGNLLYFTSYRADATDQDAVRSDFFFTRIQDGEITVPRTAVAMDANAFKRTADQQAMRGTGLYYFPDQKPAPGTLYVSTGPARPVYARTLAQEVSMPVKLPAPFDAGAGDRDPFMDEEAGLFFFASKRKGGLGGYDIWVSQLGEKGVWMRPVHTGPGINTPYDERSPYYHVATRRLYFSSQGHDAMGGYDVFQSVHLDDDSYSTANNLGYPVNSPADDLGYAPYGKGNAAYLASDRRGSNGALDLYQVVLEEADPAPLAQGTATRATYTPPTDSLVPGLDEEEAARKLAPGTGEPDGTAPMPPTTGQKPADEPATALRTPVAGGTLEPALAEEVRKELKAYPAFFVERTLDKAKQYPEIARIQPGETLMLWELDFKPGTDEFGPSATSDMDKLFYMMMANPNMRVKITAHTDNQGAPAALRRLSERRAMRVVLYLVVNKGIDESRFEYKGKGGTEPRADNSTTEGRARNNRVEVFVLSK
- a CDS encoding OmpA family protein, producing MVRSYTTLANMQLIVLLLLVGIAGSGIHAQTFDKKAERQLLKQADEHLLFQEYEQALPYLQQANGVNADNMHTCYWLGVTLFEQGRPTDALPYFELVATRASGFDPGLDYYMAQALHQSSRFEDASIFYQRELGRYKTSDEAYTRIRNQLRQCEQGVKLMKDTVVVEIRNLGPNINTPYPEFGPVITADGARLLFTSRRPGNLGGLAFDNKPYEDIYFSDRDTATGWIPARPLGPPINTVYHDATVSLAPDGQTVMLYRDSNNGGLYSARQQGADWQPPVSISRPINSKYGESSMCLSADGRYAIFASNRPGGLGGRDLYWSQQRPDGSWTDPVNLGPAVNTVFNEDGPFLHPNGRNLYFSSEGHSSMGGYDVFKTTWRPDRTFSAPENLGFPINTPGDDVFFVLDASGRQAYMSSVRPGGYGQDDLYQITWPAPADTLLANQRPEEDAAVPEFNLTLLKGTVRDAETRQPLAATLMIVDNTANDTLSIINSNEETGKYLITLPGGRNYGISAVADGYLFSSENFPVAQASGYQEVVQDLYLEKIRSGKRIVLRNIFFEVNQATLTPESVAELERLLRTLGENARLRVRINGHTDDQGPEDYNLKLSEERAKAVVAWLVANGVATERLAYRGYGEAQPVAENDTEAGRQQNRRTEFEVISND